From Lujinxingia vulgaris:
AGCCGATGCATCAAACGCGCGGTGCGGTCCGACGTCGCACCGCGCGCCCACATCCCCCCGCCTCACTCCAGATCGTCGAGCCCCATCCTGGCCGCATACGCCTTGATCGCGGCCACCGGCGCCCTAAAGGTCTCCTCGCTTCCGATGTTAAAGACCACCCCCACGATCTGATCCTGAACTGCGACGATTCGCTCCATCGACTCCCGCGGGTCGAGGACCAATAATTGCACCGAGCCATCGGGCGCCGCCCGCCCCACCTGGCGGCTGAACTCCTTGATCCGCCGCACGTTGGTAAAGGCTAAAAGCCAGGGCTCATCGCCCAGCAGGGTCACCATCGGCGTCGATGGACCATCCTGGCGTTCGGTGGGCAAAAAGTACCAGCCCTTGAGCAAAAACACCGCGCGCCAGAGCGCCTCAATGTTCTCTGTGGTAGGTTCGCGGCGCGCGCGGGCGACATAGTCGCGGATCTCGAGTGCAGACATCGACTTCTCCTGATAGCGATCGCGCCGGGAATCCAACAGGCGCCTCCACGTCTTTTCCAATCGCGTCGCCTCACGTCAAGCACCACCGCGTCTTTGCCGTATGCTGCAGGTCACTCCCATGCCTCACTTTATCTGGCGGATCTTAAGCCTCGTCCTCTTCACCGTCCTTGTGGGCATGTTGCCGCAGGGCGTTCTGGCGCAGGACTCCGACCAGGCACTCGCCACAAACGATCACACCGGCCACGCGCACGAGCACGCTTCAGGGGATGCCTCCGAAGAAGTCCTGGAGTGGATCTGCCCGATGGAGTGCAACGATCTTCGTTTTGAGGAGTTCACCTCCTGCCCGATCTGCGGCATGGACGTCGTCCCCCACCGCGTGCGCCGCGTCGCCCCGGGTGATGAGGCCATCTTCGGCGAGCTCGATGAAGGGGGATTTTTCGACAGCGACGCGCTGATGAGCGAGGCCGAAGTCATCGCCGAGCGCCCCGAACGCGCGCTGATGCCCGGCGTCCCCAACTGGATCTTCTATCTGGGCTGCGCCCTGCTCATCGCCCTCTCCTTTGGGCTTTTGCTGGTGCTGGGCAAACCCACGCGCAACATGCAAAAGACCTCCAAACGCTGGGATTACCCCCGCTTTGAGCTCACGCGTCTGGCCTTCTTCAAAGCCTTTGTCACCTGGCGGGGCTTCCAACCTCTGGTGCAGCTGCCGGTCGTCGCGCTCTTTGTGCTGGTGATCGTCGCCGGTCTCATCGGCTCTCAGGATCCCTCCCGCAACATCGCGCCGGTGCTCACCTGGAACATCTGGTGGATGGGCCTGATCTTCTTTGCGTTTTTCGCCGGCGAGATCTGGTGCACGGTCTGCCCCTGGATGGCGGTGCCGGATTGGATCAAGCGCTTGAGCCGCAAACTCCCCGGCCGCGACCGCCCCATCGGCCTGGAGCGCACCTGGCCCAGAGCCCTTCGCAACCTCTACCCGGCCATCGTCATGTTCATGGCCCTGACCTGGCTGGAGCTGGCCTACGAAGCGCCCTACCGCCCCGCGCTCACCTCGATCATGGGCCTTACGATGGTAGCGATGGCCGCCGCCTCCCTCTTTGTCTTCGAGCGCAAAGGGTTTTGCCGCTACGTCTGCCCGGTCGGCCGCGTCACCGGCGCCTACGGCACCACCGGCATGCTGGAGATCCGCCGCCGCGACTCCCAGATCTGCAAGTCCTGCCAGACCAAAGACTGCTTCCACGGCAACGAGCGCGGCCTGCCCTGCCCCACTGGCGAGTTTATGGGGGCGATGAACGAAAACAGCTACTGCACCATGTGCACCGAGTGCCTCAAAACCTGCCCGCACGACAACATCGCCATCAACGTGCGCGCCCCCATCGCCGATCTTCTCGGCCCGCACCGAAAACGCCTCGATGAGGCCTGGCTGCTGCTGGCGATCTTCCTGGTAACGATCTTCCACGGCCTGGCGATGATCCCGGTGTGGACCCGCCAGACCGTCCCGCCTCTGCGCGACACCCTTGAGGCCACCTTCGGCGTTGACCCGGGCTACCTGCTCACCTTCACCCTGGGCATGGTGGGCTTCTTCGGCGCGTCCACGCTCCTCTACCTGGGGGTGTGCTGGCTCTCGAAGTTGGCCAGCGGCAACGTCTTCTACCGCCTGCGCGACTTCTTCATCGCCTACGCCTACCCGCTGCTGCCGGTGGCGCTGGCCTACCACCTGGCGCACAACGCGCTGCACTTCTTCTACGAGGGCAGCAAGCTTTTGCGCCTGATCAGCGACCCCTTCGGCTGGGGCTGGGATCTTTTTGGCACCGCCAAAAGCCCCCTCTCGATGGTCGTACCTCTGGATTGGCTCTGGGGCGCCCAGCTCACGCTGGTGCTCCTGGGCAACCTGGCCACGCTCTGGCTGGTCAACCGCGCCACCCACCGCATGTTTGGCAACCGCCGCCAGGCCATCAAAGCGCTGATCCCGGTGGCGATCTTCGCGCTCCTGCTCAGCGTCGCCGCCCTCTGGCTGCTCTCCCAGCCCATGGAGATGCGCACGGCCTGAAATCGCCCCTGTGATTTTGCCCGCTGAGCACGTATTTACTTCGCCACCGGCCCCGCTATGGTAGCCTGCCGGTGGGCCGCGCCGCGGCCCGCTCTCTCACGTCGTACCTCTCACACGCATGCGCCCCCTCTCAGCGCATCCCCCTGGCCATGACCCCCGAACCTCCCCAGACCGAGCCCCGCGAGTCGAGCGTCGGCACCGCCGACGCCTCGGCCAGCTCCGATGAGCTGCGCACGAGCACCTTCGCCGCGCTTCATGATGTGCACGTGATGCGCATCGCGCTGGTGCTCATCGCCCTGGCCGCCACCATCGCGGTCTTGAGCTTCGCCAAAACGATCCTCATCCCGGTCACCCTGGCCTTCTTCTTAAGCTACGTGCTCGCCCCCTTTGTCAGCGCCTTAATGCGAGTGCGCCTGCCGGGCACGCGTCTCTTTTTGCCGCGCGGCGCCGCCGCCCTGATCATCGTCGTGCTGGCCGTGGGCCTGACCGGCGTGGTGGGCACCTTCATCGGCGACCAGGTCCGACGCCTGGCGCTGGAGGTGCCCAACTACCAGGATCGCCTGGTCGACAACCTCACCGAGCTGCGCGGCAACGTCACCGAGCTGCAGCTGCGCGTGGAGAGCGCGCTGGAGCCTTTGCGCCGCGAAGACGAGGCCATCTCGCCAGCCGCTGCCCCCGCCGGCGATGAGGAGCGCAACGACACCGCCGAGCGCGTCCAGGTCTTCCTCGACCAGGGCAGCGGCGACTTCTGGGGCACGACTTCCTCCTTTATCGCCGGCGGCATCACCGGCTTTCTGGGCTTTTTAGCCCAGGCCCTGATGTGCATCTTCGTGCTCGTCTTCGTGCTGGCTCAGGGCCCGGGCATGCGCCAGCGGGTGCTGGAGGCGGCCGGAAACGGCCCCCGCAGCCGCCACGCCATCGACGTGATCCTGCGCAACGTCAACGAAGACGTGCAGCGCTACCTCTTTAACCGCTTCGCCACCAACACCTGCGTGGCCATCATCACCGGCGTGGCCCTCTACATCTACGGGCTCGACTTTGCCTTCTTGCTGGGCATCTTCGCCGGGCTTTTTAACTTCATCCCCTACGTCGGCCCCATCATCGGCACGGTCTTCCCGGCGACTGTCGCCTACATGCAATTTGGCGACCTCACCGACGTCTTCTGGTGCGTGCTCATCTACGGCAGCATCACCGGACTTGAGGGCAACCTGGTCACCCCCTTTACCATCGGCCGCCACCTCAAGCTCAACAGCCTGGCGGTGCTGCTCTCGGCGATCTTCTGGGGCTGGATCTGGGGCGCCCCCGGCCTGCTTTTAGCCATCCCCATTGTG
This genomic window contains:
- a CDS encoding 4Fe-4S binding protein — encoded protein: MPHFIWRILSLVLFTVLVGMLPQGVLAQDSDQALATNDHTGHAHEHASGDASEEVLEWICPMECNDLRFEEFTSCPICGMDVVPHRVRRVAPGDEAIFGELDEGGFFDSDALMSEAEVIAERPERALMPGVPNWIFYLGCALLIALSFGLLLVLGKPTRNMQKTSKRWDYPRFELTRLAFFKAFVTWRGFQPLVQLPVVALFVLVIVAGLIGSQDPSRNIAPVLTWNIWWMGLIFFAFFAGEIWCTVCPWMAVPDWIKRLSRKLPGRDRPIGLERTWPRALRNLYPAIVMFMALTWLELAYEAPYRPALTSIMGLTMVAMAAASLFVFERKGFCRYVCPVGRVTGAYGTTGMLEIRRRDSQICKSCQTKDCFHGNERGLPCPTGEFMGAMNENSYCTMCTECLKTCPHDNIAINVRAPIADLLGPHRKRLDEAWLLLAIFLVTIFHGLAMIPVWTRQTVPPLRDTLEATFGVDPGYLLTFTLGMVGFFGASTLLYLGVCWLSKLASGNVFYRLRDFFIAYAYPLLPVALAYHLAHNALHFFYEGSKLLRLISDPFGWGWDLFGTAKSPLSMVVPLDWLWGAQLTLVLLGNLATLWLVNRATHRMFGNRRQAIKALIPVAIFALLLSVAALWLLSQPMEMRTA
- a CDS encoding SseB family protein is translated as MSALEIRDYVARARREPTTENIEALWRAVFLLKGWYFLPTERQDGPSTPMVTLLGDEPWLLAFTNVRRIKEFSRQVGRAAPDGSVQLLVLDPRESMERIVAVQDQIVGVVFNIGSEETFRAPVAAIKAYAARMGLDDLE
- a CDS encoding AI-2E family transporter, translated to MTPEPPQTEPRESSVGTADASASSDELRTSTFAALHDVHVMRIALVLIALAATIAVLSFAKTILIPVTLAFFLSYVLAPFVSALMRVRLPGTRLFLPRGAAALIIVVLAVGLTGVVGTFIGDQVRRLALEVPNYQDRLVDNLTELRGNVTELQLRVESALEPLRREDEAISPAAAPAGDEERNDTAERVQVFLDQGSGDFWGTTSSFIAGGITGFLGFLAQALMCIFVLVFVLAQGPGMRQRVLEAAGNGPRSRHAIDVILRNVNEDVQRYLFNRFATNTCVAIITGVALYIYGLDFAFLLGIFAGLFNFIPYVGPIIGTVFPATVAYMQFGDLTDVFWCVLIYGSITGLEGNLVTPFTIGRHLKLNSLAVLLSAIFWGWIWGAPGLLLAIPIVATLKSVSENIDDLRPLAAFLRG